From Vogesella sp. XCS3, the proteins below share one genomic window:
- a CDS encoding DUF934 domain-containing protein: MQNLIKNRAVVDSDSWRLVRSADEEFSIKEDVILPLAVYLERKDTAHEGRMAVWLAPEQDVAELQPHLSALPLIAIDFPAFSDGRGYSHARLLRERHGYQGELRAIGDVLRDQLSYMAQVGFDVFAIRADRDAAAALAGLDDFSEQYQATVLQPVPLLRRRVSLIVA; the protein is encoded by the coding sequence ATGCAAAATCTCATTAAGAATCGTGCAGTGGTGGATAGCGACAGTTGGCGCTTGGTACGCAGTGCAGACGAAGAATTTTCGATAAAAGAAGATGTCATTTTGCCGCTGGCTGTCTATCTTGAGCGTAAAGACACAGCACATGAAGGCCGGATGGCGGTATGGCTGGCGCCCGAGCAAGATGTGGCAGAGCTACAGCCCCATTTGTCTGCGCTACCCCTGATTGCCATCGACTTCCCGGCGTTTTCTGATGGGCGTGGTTACAGTCATGCCCGTTTGTTGCGTGAACGCCATGGCTATCAGGGCGAGTTGCGCGCTATCGGCGATGTGCTGCGCGACCAACTGTCGTATATGGCCCAGGTCGGCTTTGATGTATTCGCGATCCGCGCCGATCGCGATGCCGCTGCAGCCTTGGCCGGGCTGGATGATTTCAGCGAGCAGTATCAAGCAACGGTTTTGCAACCGGTACCACTGTTGAGGCGGCGTGTGTCGTTAATTGTTGCTTGA
- a CDS encoding OmpA family protein, with protein MKKSIKLSALLATLLLTGNAFAANEGYANNQSGSPVVKNGYGECWRLPTTYDKARDGLVECGDREAAKPAPAPAPAPKPAPAPVVVAPKPQIVIKTVSLSAEGLFGFNSAQIVAGNQQLEALVSSLKADKLLKSVAVEGHTDYLGSDKYNQALSQKRADAVKDYFVAAGVPADKVTAVGKGESEAKLTAECTAKKFKKRADLIACLASDRRFDVTVETAKEVQQ; from the coding sequence ATGAAAAAATCGATCAAGCTGAGCGCTCTGCTGGCTACCCTGCTGCTGACCGGCAATGCTTTTGCAGCTAACGAAGGCTACGCCAACAACCAGTCCGGCTCCCCGGTAGTGAAAAACGGTTACGGCGAATGCTGGCGCTTGCCGACCACTTACGACAAAGCGCGTGATGGTCTGGTTGAGTGCGGCGATCGTGAAGCAGCCAAGCCGGCCCCGGCCCCGGCTCCTGCTCCAAAACCAGCTCCGGCCCCAGTTGTCGTAGCACCTAAGCCACAAATCGTTATCAAAACCGTTAGTCTGTCCGCAGAAGGCCTGTTCGGTTTCAACAGCGCACAAATCGTTGCCGGTAACCAGCAACTGGAAGCGCTGGTTTCCAGCCTGAAAGCTGACAAACTGCTGAAATCCGTAGCAGTTGAAGGCCACACCGACTACCTGGGTTCCGACAAGTACAACCAGGCACTGTCCCAGAAACGTGCTGACGCTGTTAAAGACTACTTCGTTGCTGCTGGTGTACCGGCCGACAAAGTAACTGCAGTAGGCAAAGGCGAGTCCGAAGCCAAACTGACTGCAGAATGCACTGCCAAGAAGTTCAAGAAGCGTGCAGACCTGATCGCTTGCCTGGCTAGCGACCGTCGCTTTGACGTGACTGTAGAAACCGCCAAGGAAGTTCAGCAGTAA